Proteins from a genomic interval of Flammeovirgaceae bacterium SG7u.111:
- a CDS encoding DUF1593 domain-containing protein produces MHKLLSVFTFILIFSCSTSTKEVEKPRIIISSDIGGTDPDDNQSMIYFLMYSDMFQTEGLISSPSYGEGSKEEIIKMIDLYQKDLPKLKEHSDRFPTPESLRAICKQGRKGAAPFVGYQTATEGSDWIIKCAQKESEQPLWVLVWGGLDDVAQALHDAPEIRHKIKVYWIGGPNKKWSTNSYAYIVENFPDLWFIEANAVYRGFFSNTDSPDSLRNEKYYANFIDGAGHMANAFKNYYGGGIKMGDTPSLLYAMNGNPLNPLTESWGGSFEKFTHSSRSILNCNTTLSDTIPVYSIIEYHFKSKDLNIPTDSACLIMSVGGQNWSGYHLGNGEYVVRYAPKKAETLSYEISSGIPELNGQKGQLVVSNVWPGNSSEHDYKLGDNWYTDPSDPALFDNGWQGAKTVLKWRRNVLLDWAERWEWLK; encoded by the coding sequence AGACGACAATCAATCGATGATATATTTTTTAATGTACAGTGATATGTTTCAAACCGAAGGGCTCATCTCTTCACCCTCTTATGGCGAAGGCTCTAAGGAGGAAATTATCAAAATGATAGACCTTTACCAGAAGGATTTGCCTAAATTAAAAGAGCACTCTGATAGGTTTCCAACACCGGAAAGTTTACGAGCCATTTGCAAGCAGGGAAGAAAAGGTGCAGCCCCCTTTGTGGGTTACCAAACAGCAACTGAAGGGTCGGACTGGATTATTAAATGTGCTCAAAAAGAAAGCGAGCAGCCATTGTGGGTATTAGTATGGGGTGGTTTGGACGATGTGGCACAGGCTTTACACGATGCTCCCGAAATTCGGCATAAAATAAAAGTATACTGGATTGGTGGACCAAATAAAAAATGGAGTACAAACAGTTATGCATATATAGTCGAAAATTTCCCTGACCTATGGTTTATTGAAGCAAATGCTGTATACCGTGGGTTTTTCTCAAATACAGACAGTCCAGATAGTTTAAGAAATGAAAAGTACTATGCTAACTTTATAGATGGCGCTGGACATATGGCAAATGCGTTCAAAAATTATTACGGAGGTGGAATAAAAATGGGGGATACGCCTTCTCTGTTATATGCAATGAACGGCAATCCTTTAAATCCATTGACAGAAAGTTGGGGTGGTAGTTTTGAGAAATTCACACATAGCTCAAGATCTATTTTAAACTGCAATACAACATTGAGTGATACAATACCTGTATATTCAATTATTGAGTACCATTTTAAAAGCAAAGACTTAAATATACCTACAGACTCTGCTTGCCTTATTATGTCTGTCGGTGGACAAAACTGGTCAGGGTATCACCTGGGTAATGGTGAATATGTAGTACGTTATGCTCCAAAAAAGGCAGAAACATTATCTTATGAAATAAGCTCGGGGATACCTGAGTTAAATGGGCAAAAAGGTCAGCTTGTGGTTAGTAATGTGTGGCCTGGGAATTCTTCTGAGCATGATTACAAATTAGGGGATAATTGGTATACAGACCCCTCTGATCCAGCATTGTTTGATAATGGGTGGCAAGGAGCAAAAACAGTATTGAAATGGCGTAGAAATGTTTTATTAGATTGGGCTGAACGGTGGGAATGGCTAAAGTGA